TCCCCTGCATCATGTTTATTTTTTATGTGATTATTCATCTAAAATTATTTGACTTGGCGTTTTTCTGTTCTTGTCCGTTCGTTATTCAATTTAAGTGCGATCGCCTCTGAATTTGTTTTATAGTATTTTTTGTCACACAATAAGCAAGCGATCGCTGCTTAATCTCATTTTTTATCTGCTCTTTTGCCCTCTCATCGCCCAAAAATGCTCTGACTGTGGCAATCTGAAAGAAAGAGACTTTCAATTTGATATTTTAACTACAGCAAATTTACCTAATTAGGTTATGCAAACTCTGCCAACTCCTACAACCATTGACACCACCGCAGATCAACCCATCTTTGACACCAAAATTAAACGGCGTAAAACCAGACCTGTAAAAGTGGGAAATGTCACAATTGGGGGTAACTACCCAGTGGTGGTACAGTCGATGATTAACGAGGACACTCTTGATATTGATGGTTCAGTAGCAGCAATTCGTCGTTTACACGAAATCGGCTGTGAAATTGTCCGCGTCACAGTACCAAGTATGGCTCATGCCAAAGTGATGGCGGAAATTAAACAAAGATTAATTAAAACTTACCAAGATGTGCCAATTGTCGCCGATGTGCATCACAATGGCATGAGAATTGCCCTAGAAGTCGCCAAGCATATCGAAAAAGTGCGAATTAATCCGGGGTTGTATGTGTTCGAGAAACCCAACTCCAATAGAAGCGAATATACTAAAACCGAATTTGATGAAATTGGCGACAAAATCCGCGAAACTCTAGAACCTTTAGTAGTTTCCTTGCGAGATCAAGGTAAAGCCATGCGAATTGGTGTAAATCATGGTTCTCTCGCCGAAAGAATGCTATTTACCTACGGTGACACCCCAGAAGGCATGGTAGAATCTGCCTTAGAATTTATTCGGATTTGTGAATCTTTAAATTTCCGGAACTTGGTAATTTCCATGAAAGCCTCACGAGTGCCGGTGATGATAGCCGCTTATCGGATGATGGCTAAACGCTTGGATGAACTGGGTATGGATTATCCCTTGCATTTGGGTGTCACAGAAGCTGGTGATGGTGAATATGGACGCATTAAATCCACAGCCGGAATTGCCACATTATTAGCTGATGGTATTGGCGATACAATTCGCGTGTCACTGACAGAAGCACCAGAAAAAGAAATTCCCGTTTGTTACAGCATTCTGCAAGCTTTAGGACTGCGGAAAACAATGGTTGAGTATGTCGCTTGTCCTTCTTGTGGGCGGACTTTATTTAATTTAGAGGAAGTTTTACACAAAGTTAGGGAAGCCACCAAACACTTAACTGGGTTGGATGTAGCCGTCATGGGTTGCATTGTCAACGGCCCTGGAGAAATGGCAGATGCTGACTATGGTTATGTTGGTAAAACACCAGGTTACATTTCTTTATATCGTGGGCGAGAAGAAATTAAAAAAGTCCCAGAAGCCCAAGGAGTTGAGGAATTAATTAACCTCATTAAGGCTGATGGACGTTGGGTAGAACCATAGAAGAGGCAGGGGAGCAGGGAGCACCGGAGCAAGGGGGAGTGAGAAATTACTTTAAACTTCCGGTTACTTAACAACCGTTCCTCTTCTCCCCTGCCCCCTGCCCCCTGCCCCCGTTCCTCTTAATCCCCGGATTGTCAAGTATTTTAATGAAGTTAGTAACACATGGTTGGTTTGTACAGTGTAACCCTGTGTTAGATTGGGCATACTGACGATATATTCCTCCCTCTGACGCAGCTGTCATTATGGTCATTACAAAAAGTAGACTTGTTTTGGGTGCTACGGCGGTGACGCTTTCCACAATTGCTGTTACTAGCCTGGGTATTCACTCGCGAGGTCAGGCTTTATTTAAAGCAAGTCCCAAAGAATTAGTAGACGAAGTTTGGCAAATTGTTCAGCGCCAATATGTAGATGAGACTTTTAATCAAGTGGATTGGCTGGCTGTGCGGAAGGAGTACTTAGGCAAGTCCTACAGTAGTCAGGAAGATGCCTATACATCCATCCGGGAAATGCTGAAAAAGCTGGATGATCCCTACACCCGGTTTATGGACCCACAAGAGTTCAAAAATATGCAGGTGGATACCTCTGGGGAACTCACAGGTATTGGCATCACCATCAGTCAAGATGAAGAAACGAAGAAGATTGTAGTGATTTCGCCCATTGATGATACACCCGCATTTAAGGCGGGCATTTTGGCGAAAGATGTCATCATCAAAATTGATGGTAAAAGCACTGAAGGGATGGATACCAATGAGGCGGTATCCTTGATTCGTGGTGAAGCAGGAACGAAAATCAACTTGACAGTGGAACGGGACGGTCAACAAAAACAGTTTCAAATCACACGCGCCCGCATTGAAATTCATCCAGTTAAGTATTCTGAAAAACCAACTCCAGCAGGTAAACTCGGTTACATCCGCCTGAATCAGTTCAGCGCCAATGCTAGCCGGGAAATGCAAAGCGCTATCAGAGATTTAGAAAGGAAACGGGTAGCTGGATATATTCTGGATTTACGTGGTAACCCTGGTGGTTTACTCTACTCAAGTGTAGAAATTGCTCGGATGTGGATGGATAGCGGCACAATTGTTTCCACTATTGACCGGGGGGGTGAACAAGAGCGGGAAGTAGCCAGGGGACGTGCTTTGACGAATAAACCTCTGGTGGTTTTAGTTGATAAAGGATCAGCCAGCGCCAGCGAAATTCTCTCAGGAGCTTTGCAGGATAATAAACGCGCTGTTTTGGTGGGTTCTCAAACTTTCGGTAAAGGTTTAGTGCAATCGGTGCGTCCCTTAGAAGATGGTTCCGGTTTAGCGGTGACAATTGCTAAATATCATACTCCCAGTGGTAAAGATATTAATAAGCACGGGGTTGGCCCTGATGTGACTGTGGACTTGTCGGATGAACAGCGTGAAGAATTGTGGCTCAAGCAGCGTGAAAAATTAGCTACACTCGCAGATCCTCAATTTGCTAAAGCTGTGGAAGTTTTGGGTAAGGAAATTGCTGCTAGAGGTATGACGAGTTCCGAGAAAAAGTGAATTTGTCTACGATGCTAAAGGGGTGTCAGGTTTTGCGCCCCTACGCAACCAGGATTTTACAGAAATACATTAGATCATGACTTAATTTAAATATGCTTTTGTAAGATATGTATTTTAGATTAACTAACCACAGAGGCACAGAGTACACAGAGAAATAAGGAAGAGTTTGTCCTCCTGATTGCGCTAAAGTTGCAAATAACTGTGCATCTGGGAGGAAATATTTGTGAAAGCAGTTTTAATGACAGCAGCTGGTAGTCCTGAAGTTTTGCAATTACAGGATGTGCCAAAACCTACTGTACCTTTAGAAAATACTCAACTTTTAGTCCGTTTAGTAGCGGCTGGTGTTAATCCTATTGATACGAAACTCCGTCAGCGCGGCACTTTTTACCCTGAACAAATGCCGGCAATTTTGGGCTGTGATGGTGCTGGAATTGTTGAGGCGGTGGGTGCTGGTGTTGAAAGATTTCGCGTAGGTGATGAGGTATATTTTTGCTATGGTGGTTTGGGCGCACATCAGGGTAATTACGCTGAATATACGGTTGTTGATGAAAGGTTTGTAGCCTGTAAACCTGCTTCAGTCTCTTTTGCGGAAGCAGCAGCAGCGCCTCTAGTATTAATTACTGCGTGGGAAGCTTTGTATGAACGGGGAAGGTTAGCACCTGGGGAACGGGTTTTGATTCATGCTGGTGCTGGTGGTGTTGGTCATGTGGCGATACAATTGGCAAAACTTAAGGGTGCTTTTGTCTGCACTACTGTGAGTTCTCAGGAAAAGGCTAATTTTGTTAAAGAACTCGGTGCTGATGAGGTGATTTTTTATCAAGACACAGATTTTGTCCAGGCGGCTTTAAATTGGACTGGTGGTGAAGGTGTGGATTTAGCTTTTGATACTGTTGGTGGCGAAACTCTTCACAAAACTTTTCCGGCTGTGCGGGTATATGGCGATATTGTGACGATTCTGGAACCAACGGCTGATACTGTTTGGAAGGCGGCAAGGTTACGCAATCTCCGCATTGGGTTAGAATTAATGCTGACTCCAATGTTGCAAGGTTTGGAGGAGAGTCTGAAGCATCATGGGGAAATTCTGGAACAGTGTGCTATTTGGATGGATGAAGGTAAGTTGAAAGTTCAGGTTAGTCATCGGTTTCCTTTGGCGGAAGCGGTTCGGGCGCATCAAGTTTTGGAATCCGGTGGAATGATTGGTAAGGTTGTTCTGATGATGAGTGATGAGTGATTGAATTTTTTTTTAAACGCAAAGGGGCGCGGAGGTCAGCGCAAAGGGGCGCGGAGGTCAGGTTTTGGGTATCTCTGCGTTACTTTGTTATTTATGTCTGCGTTGTATGGCTTTTCTTTTCTGCACCTGCTGGGGCTAGTTCAAGTCAACCAGAACGCACTTCTTTAAGTCTGGAGTTGTTACAGGAACGTTTGCATACTCCGGTTATCCGTGAGGGTAATTTGACTGTGGATTTACGGGAGATGGTGATTGATTTGCGACCGGAGAATGGGGAGTTTCGGGATAATTTTTATCAGGTGCTGCGAAAGGAGTTACAAAGGTCGGGGACAAAGCCTTTGGGTTTAGATTTGAGTAATTCTCTGATTCAGGGGAATTTTGTGGGTAGTGATTTGGGTTTGAGAACTCCTCTCTACGCGCCCGTTATATCTAGTGAGCAGTCTGTAGGTGTCTATGCTCCTGTTTTGACGAGCAGTGAACAAGCACAACTGGAACATTTGCGTTTTGTTTGTTTGCAGTCTTTAGATATCGCTTTACCTAAGTCTAAGGACTGTCGCGCACTTTTGGGAAGTCAGCCGAGTGCATCTAGTGAAATTAACATTTTTCGTGGTTCTTTAATTCTGGTAAAAACTCGCTTCAA
The window above is part of the Nodularia spumigena CCY9414 genome. Proteins encoded here:
- the ctpC gene encoding carboxyl-terminal processing protease CtpC — its product is MVITKSRLVLGATAVTLSTIAVTSLGIHSRGQALFKASPKELVDEVWQIVQRQYVDETFNQVDWLAVRKEYLGKSYSSQEDAYTSIREMLKKLDDPYTRFMDPQEFKNMQVDTSGELTGIGITISQDEETKKIVVISPIDDTPAFKAGILAKDVIIKIDGKSTEGMDTNEAVSLIRGEAGTKINLTVERDGQQKQFQITRARIEIHPVKYSEKPTPAGKLGYIRLNQFSANASREMQSAIRDLERKRVAGYILDLRGNPGGLLYSSVEIARMWMDSGTIVSTIDRGGEQEREVARGRALTNKPLVVLVDKGSASASEILSGALQDNKRAVLVGSQTFGKGLVQSVRPLEDGSGLAVTIAKYHTPSGKDINKHGVGPDVTVDLSDEQREELWLKQREKLATLADPQFAKAVEVLGKEIAARGMTSSEKK
- a CDS encoding zinc-dependent alcohol dehydrogenase family protein, whose translation is MKAVLMTAAGSPEVLQLQDVPKPTVPLENTQLLVRLVAAGVNPIDTKLRQRGTFYPEQMPAILGCDGAGIVEAVGAGVERFRVGDEVYFCYGGLGAHQGNYAEYTVVDERFVACKPASVSFAEAAAAPLVLITAWEALYERGRLAPGERVLIHAGAGGVGHVAIQLAKLKGAFVCTTVSSQEKANFVKELGADEVIFYQDTDFVQAALNWTGGEGVDLAFDTVGGETLHKTFPAVRVYGDIVTILEPTADTVWKAARLRNLRIGLELMLTPMLQGLEESLKHHGEILEQCAIWMDEGKLKVQVSHRFPLAEAVRAHQVLESGGMIGKVVLMMSDE
- the ispG gene encoding (E)-4-hydroxy-3-methylbut-2-enyl-diphosphate synthase is translated as MQTLPTPTTIDTTADQPIFDTKIKRRKTRPVKVGNVTIGGNYPVVVQSMINEDTLDIDGSVAAIRRLHEIGCEIVRVTVPSMAHAKVMAEIKQRLIKTYQDVPIVADVHHNGMRIALEVAKHIEKVRINPGLYVFEKPNSNRSEYTKTEFDEIGDKIRETLEPLVVSLRDQGKAMRIGVNHGSLAERMLFTYGDTPEGMVESALEFIRICESLNFRNLVISMKASRVPVMIAAYRMMAKRLDELGMDYPLHLGVTEAGDGEYGRIKSTAGIATLLADGIGDTIRVSLTEAPEKEIPVCYSILQALGLRKTMVEYVACPSCGRTLFNLEEVLHKVREATKHLTGLDVAVMGCIVNGPGEMADADYGYVGKTPGYISLYRGREEIKKVPEAQGVEELINLIKADGRWVEP